The following are encoded in a window of Oceanispirochaeta sp. genomic DNA:
- a CDS encoding DEAD/DEAH box helicase, with product MSDVRAFLDELKNNQTFMDNVTQWEILPSSQGHFAPLPESLPSVVRKALTNRGIDRLYTHQADCYNAATRGEDICVVTPTASGKTLCYNLPVLKTLLEEPESRALYLFPTKALSQDQQSALNDIVLGDEIPVKICTYDGDTPGSLRMAARQAGRIIISNPDMLHSGILPNHPKWIDFFKSLRYIVLDEVHTYRGVFGSHMCNLLRRLKRIAAFYGSNPQFICCSATIGNPAELTQAIIEKPVTLININGAPSGEKHLVFYNPPLVDPVQGIRKGVVHSSQQMAVRLLNKGIKTIIFTRSRVKTELVASYINKKLRNIYNENYRITVEAYRGGYLPGERRKIEKGLREGTIQGVVSTNALELGIDIGGLDAAVLAGFPGSISSSWQQAGRAGRSSALSAAFFIASSSPVDQYLVQTPEYFFGANPESGYIDADNLFILLDHLKCASFEIPFRKGEGFPGDVSSLLSYLEENGVLRYTGESWYWADRSYPSEQISLRSGASENVVIIDTTQGKHNVIGEMDSHSARELIFDEAIYLHRGDQFIVKKLDLENHICRVEVSDVNYYTDSILKSDIKVLEEDGTSIAEGQLVTHCDILLRNEVSKYKKIKYQTHENIGYGEIHLPEEEIHTRAIFLSLTGESPGGLAFQMIPHMMMAPVLSRVSTLIRNTAPLFLLCRGTDIGVTGRVRDPHFECPGVFVYDTYPGGIGLADNFSIKMKEIFQACLDLVSDCSCQQGCPSCVGPLDQQDQFESNPRLLTRDFLAAWLKANT from the coding sequence ATGAGTGATGTAAGAGCCTTTCTGGATGAATTGAAAAATAATCAGACTTTCATGGATAATGTGACACAATGGGAAATTTTGCCCTCTTCACAGGGGCATTTTGCCCCTCTTCCCGAGAGTCTGCCTTCTGTCGTTCGTAAGGCACTCACCAATCGGGGCATTGATCGTCTCTACACCCATCAGGCTGATTGCTATAACGCTGCTACCCGTGGAGAGGATATCTGTGTCGTCACTCCTACAGCTTCGGGGAAAACCCTTTGTTATAATCTGCCTGTTCTGAAGACCCTGTTGGAAGAACCGGAATCACGGGCCCTCTATCTGTTTCCGACAAAGGCACTCAGCCAGGATCAGCAGTCCGCTCTGAACGACATTGTCCTGGGAGATGAAATTCCTGTTAAAATCTGTACCTACGACGGTGATACACCGGGTTCCCTCCGGATGGCCGCCCGCCAGGCGGGACGAATCATCATCTCTAACCCGGATATGCTTCACTCAGGGATTCTGCCTAACCATCCCAAGTGGATCGATTTTTTTAAGTCTCTCCGGTATATTGTTCTGGATGAGGTACATACCTACCGGGGCGTGTTTGGTTCCCATATGTGCAACCTCCTGCGCCGTTTGAAAAGGATTGCCGCCTTTTACGGGAGTAATCCTCAGTTTATCTGCTGTAGTGCCACCATCGGGAATCCTGCGGAGCTGACCCAGGCCATCATCGAAAAACCTGTCACCCTGATCAATATAAATGGGGCTCCATCGGGAGAAAAACATCTGGTCTTTTATAATCCTCCTCTGGTCGATCCTGTACAGGGCATCAGAAAGGGAGTCGTTCACAGCTCTCAGCAGATGGCAGTGCGCCTTTTGAATAAAGGGATCAAAACCATCATCTTTACCCGATCCAGGGTCAAAACGGAGCTGGTGGCATCCTATATCAATAAGAAGCTTAGAAACATATACAATGAGAATTACAGAATCACCGTCGAGGCCTACAGAGGTGGCTACCTTCCAGGTGAAAGAAGAAAGATTGAGAAGGGTCTCCGGGAGGGAACGATTCAGGGAGTCGTTTCTACCAATGCCCTGGAACTGGGTATCGATATAGGCGGTCTTGATGCGGCCGTTCTGGCCGGATTTCCAGGATCTATCTCATCGTCATGGCAGCAGGCCGGAAGAGCCGGACGGAGCAGTGCCCTGTCCGCGGCATTTTTCATCGCCTCCAGTTCACCTGTGGACCAATACCTTGTGCAGACTCCCGAGTACTTTTTCGGAGCCAATCCTGAGTCTGGTTATATCGACGCGGATAATCTTTTCATCTTGCTGGACCATCTGAAATGCGCCTCCTTTGAAATCCCTTTCCGCAAGGGAGAGGGATTCCCGGGAGATGTGTCCTCTCTTCTGTCCTATCTGGAAGAAAACGGTGTGCTCCGTTATACCGGGGAAAGCTGGTACTGGGCTGACCGCTCCTACCCGTCGGAACAGATCTCCCTGCGCAGCGGTGCCTCCGAAAATGTTGTGATCATCGATACAACACAGGGGAAGCATAATGTCATTGGTGAAATGGACAGCCATTCGGCCAGAGAGCTGATCTTTGATGAGGCGATCTACCTCCACCGGGGAGATCAGTTTATCGTCAAGAAACTGGATCTTGAAAATCACATCTGCAGGGTCGAAGTTTCGGATGTGAATTACTATACCGACTCCATCCTGAAATCAGACATCAAGGTTCTTGAAGAGGACGGAACATCCATCGCGGAGGGTCAGCTTGTGACTCACTGTGACATTCTTTTACGGAATGAAGTTTCTAAATATAAAAAAATTAAGTATCAGACTCATGAGAATATCGGTTATGGCGAGATCCATCTTCCCGAAGAAGAAATCCATACCAGGGCGATTTTTCTCTCTTTGACCGGTGAGTCTCCCGGTGGTCTGGCCTTTCAGATGATCCCCCATATGATGATGGCACCGGTTCTTTCCCGGGTGTCCACACTGATACGCAATACAGCGCCCCTTTTTCTCCTCTGCCGGGGAACGGATATCGGTGTTACCGGAAGGGTGAGGGACCCGCATTTTGAGTGTCCCGGGGTCTTTGTATATGACACATATCCCGGAGGCATCGGTCTGGCAGATAACTTCTCTATCAAGATGAAAGAAATTTTTCAAGCCTGTCTGGATCTTGTTTCAGACTGCAGCTGTCAACAGGGTTGTCCCTCCTGTGTAGGGCCTCTGGATCAGCAGGATCAGTTCGAATCCAATCCCCGTCTCCTCACCCGTGATTTTCTGGCAGCCTGGCTGAAGGCAAATACATGA